CATCATGTCTTGCTCCTCTGCGCAATCAAAAATTGGTGCAGATCATCCAGCGTGCGATGCACGAGATTGCCGAACATCATCGTCAGCGAGCGCGAGGGCGCGAAGCCGTATTTGCGATAGATCATGTACTGGCGCGGGCATTGTAGATAGAGCAAAAAATCGCCGGTATAGGAATAATTCTTCGGCAATTCAACGTCGTCGAGCTGCGCCGCAGGCAGAGTTTTGAAATCCAGATCAGGGATTCTGGGAAAATCGTCATCGAGCAATTTTTTGAATGGCTCGTTCATGCGTTGCCCCTGACCTTTGAAATGGGCTATGACCAACAAATTTTTGGCGCGTGACAGCGCCACATAGGTATCCACCCGGTGAACCCATCTTGAAGCTTGCCGAAGCAAGAGGTATTTTCGAACTTTTTTTAGCGCGCACTTTTGTGGCGACCAGCCG
The window above is part of the candidate division KSB1 bacterium genome. Proteins encoded here:
- a CDS encoding PD-(D/E)XK nuclease family protein; the encoded protein is MNEPFKKLLDDDFPRIPDLDFKTLPAAQLDDVELPKNYSYTGDFLLYLQCPRQYMIYRKYGFAPSRSLTMMFGNLVHRTLDDLHQFLIAQRSKT